A single region of the Cereibacter sphaeroides 2.4.1 genome encodes:
- the hemF gene encoding oxygen-dependent coproporphyrinogen oxidase: protein MNDAMDGQKARASEWFRELRNRILAAFEGLEDAATGGSPADAAPGRFEMTETSREAGGGGLMSVMRGGRVFEKVGVNVSTVHGTLASRAQQAMAARGVPGMAEDPRFWASGISLVAHMQNPHAPAVHMNTRMFWTPHAWWFGGGSDLNPCLDYPEDTKHFHATLRHACEAHGADYYPRFKAWADEYFFIPHRGRARGVGGIFFDDLNTDDWEADFAFTRAVGEAFLPAFVPLVERRMETPWTEADREAQLIHRGLYAEYNLVYDRGTKFGLETGHDANAVLMSLPPLAKWV from the coding sequence ATGAATGACGCGATGGACGGACAGAAGGCGCGGGCCTCGGAGTGGTTCCGCGAGCTGAGGAACCGCATCCTCGCGGCCTTCGAGGGACTCGAGGATGCGGCCACAGGCGGCTCTCCCGCGGATGCCGCGCCCGGCCGGTTCGAGATGACCGAGACGAGCCGCGAGGCGGGCGGCGGCGGGCTCATGAGCGTGATGCGCGGCGGGCGCGTATTCGAGAAGGTGGGCGTGAATGTCTCGACCGTCCATGGCACGCTGGCGAGCCGGGCGCAGCAGGCGATGGCCGCCCGCGGTGTGCCGGGCATGGCCGAGGATCCGCGCTTCTGGGCCTCGGGCATCAGCCTCGTGGCGCATATGCAGAACCCGCATGCGCCGGCTGTCCACATGAACACCCGCATGTTCTGGACCCCGCACGCCTGGTGGTTCGGCGGCGGCTCGGACCTCAACCCCTGCCTCGATTATCCCGAGGATACCAAGCATTTCCACGCCACGCTGCGCCATGCCTGCGAGGCGCACGGGGCGGACTACTATCCGCGCTTCAAAGCCTGGGCCGACGAATATTTCTTCATCCCCCACCGGGGCCGGGCCCGCGGCGTGGGCGGGATCTTCTTCGACGACCTGAATACCGACGACTGGGAGGCCGATTTCGCCTTCACCCGCGCGGTGGGCGAGGCCTTCCTGCCGGCCTTCGTGCCCCTCGTCGAGCGGCGCATGGAAACGCCCTGGACCGAGGCCGACCGCGAGGCGCAGCTCATCCACCGCGGGCTCTATGCGGAATACAACCTCGTCTATGACCGGGGCACGAAATTCGGCCTCGAGACCGGCCACGACGCCAACGCCGTGCTGATGAGCCTGCCCCCGCTGGCCAAGTGGGTCTGA
- a CDS encoding class I SAM-dependent methyltransferase gives MRSARLTLALETGAVVLPDAGSIVVYRPRAAEDLSALPRDRLVLVQGFRPDHDALAAQGYKVGIAGGAGHAAAIVCLPRARAEARALLAEAAASVEPGGLIVVDGQKTDGVEPMWRDLSERLAVSATLSKAHGKLFTFAAGPGLEDWAARPTEIAGGFRTLPGIFSADAPDRGSQLLVEALPTDLSGRVVDLGAGWGYLARAVLERRPVKRIDLVEAEHAALDCARLNVPDERAHFHWADATRFRLSKPADLVVCNPPFHTTREADPAIGMGFLQAAARLLAPTGVLWLVANRHLPYDRGLRTLFREVEDIGGDAAFRIVRASRPQRAGGTSA, from the coding sequence ATGCGCTCTGCCCGTCTGACACTGGCGCTGGAAACCGGCGCGGTCGTCCTGCCCGATGCGGGCAGTATCGTCGTCTATCGTCCGCGCGCGGCCGAGGATCTTTCGGCGCTGCCCAGGGACCGGCTGGTGCTGGTGCAGGGCTTCCGCCCCGATCACGACGCTCTCGCGGCGCAGGGGTATAAAGTGGGCATCGCCGGCGGTGCGGGCCATGCCGCTGCCATCGTCTGCCTGCCGCGCGCCCGGGCCGAGGCCCGCGCGCTTCTGGCCGAGGCGGCGGCCTCGGTCGAGCCGGGCGGGCTGATCGTGGTGGACGGGCAGAAGACCGACGGTGTCGAGCCGATGTGGCGCGATCTGTCCGAGCGGCTGGCGGTCTCGGCCACCCTCTCCAAGGCGCACGGCAAGCTCTTCACTTTCGCGGCCGGTCCGGGGCTCGAGGACTGGGCCGCGCGACCCACGGAGATCGCGGGCGGCTTCCGCACGCTGCCCGGCATCTTCTCGGCCGATGCGCCCGACCGCGGCTCGCAGCTTCTGGTCGAGGCGCTGCCCACGGATCTCTCGGGCCGGGTCGTCGATCTCGGCGCGGGCTGGGGCTATCTGGCGCGCGCGGTGCTCGAGCGGCGGCCGGTGAAGCGGATCGATCTCGTCGAGGCCGAACATGCGGCGCTCGACTGCGCACGGCTCAACGTCCCGGACGAGCGCGCCCATTTCCACTGGGCCGACGCCACCCGCTTCCGTCTCTCGAAGCCCGCCGATCTGGTGGTCTGCAACCCGCCCTTCCACACGACCCGCGAGGCCGATCCCGCCATCGGGATGGGCTTCCTGCAGGCGGCTGCGCGGCTTCTCGCCCCCACCGGGGTGCTCTGGCTGGTGGCCAACCGCCATCTGCCCTATGACCGCGGCCTCCGCACGCTCTTCCGCGAGGTCGAGGACATCGGCGGCGATGCCGCCTTCAGGATCGTCCGCGCGTCCCGACCCCAGCGCGCGGGCGGCACATCTGCATAA
- a CDS encoding HAD family hydrolase, giving the protein MDRRITTIAFDADDTLWQNETFYRLTQERFAALLARHVEKDRLHERLLAAERRNLGRYGFGIKGFMLSMIETAIEVTEERVPAGVIGEIIAAGQEMLAHPIELLDHAREAVEALAADYRVLLVTKGDLLDQERKLAQSGLGDMFHAVEIVSDKNARVYDRIFRRHGDGPERALMVGNSLKSDVLPPIEAGGFGVHVPHGLTWALEHADPPDGHPRFFTLPDLSGLPALVERLNENLP; this is encoded by the coding sequence ATGGACCGGCGCATCACCACCATCGCGTTCGACGCGGACGACACGCTCTGGCAGAACGAGACCTTCTACCGGCTGACGCAGGAGCGCTTCGCCGCCCTCCTCGCCCGGCATGTCGAGAAGGACCGGCTGCACGAGCGGCTCCTGGCGGCCGAGCGCCGCAACCTCGGCCGCTATGGATTCGGCATCAAGGGCTTCATGCTGTCGATGATCGAGACCGCCATCGAGGTGACGGAAGAACGCGTGCCCGCCGGCGTCATCGGCGAGATCATCGCAGCCGGTCAGGAGATGCTCGCCCATCCGATCGAGCTTCTGGACCATGCACGCGAGGCGGTGGAGGCTCTGGCGGCCGATTACCGTGTCCTGCTGGTCACGAAAGGCGATCTTCTCGATCAGGAGCGGAAGCTCGCCCAATCGGGCCTCGGCGACATGTTCCATGCCGTCGAGATCGTCTCGGACAAAAACGCCCGCGTCTACGACCGGATCTTCCGGCGCCACGGCGACGGGCCGGAACGCGCGCTGATGGTGGGCAACTCCTTGAAATCCGATGTTCTTCCTCCGATCGAGGCCGGGGGATTCGGCGTGCATGTCCCGCATGGCCTCACCTGGGCGCTGGAACATGCCGATCCGCCGGACGGGCATCCGCGCTTCTTCACCCTGCCCGACCTGTCCGGCCTGCCGGCGCTGGTCGAGAGGCTTAACGAGAATCTCCCATAA
- the clpS gene encoding ATP-dependent Clp protease adapter ClpS, whose product MSDKTGGPGDDTSILTKTRSKTQRPPLYKVLLLNDDYTPMEFVVHVLERFFGLSHAQAFEIMLTVHKKGLAVVGVFSFEVAETKVAQVMDFARRHQHPLQCTMEKE is encoded by the coding sequence ATGTCCGACAAGACGGGCGGCCCCGGCGACGACACGTCCATCCTGACCAAGACCCGCAGCAAGACCCAGCGGCCACCGCTCTACAAGGTGCTGCTCTTGAACGACGATTACACGCCCATGGAATTCGTGGTCCATGTGCTCGAGCGGTTCTTCGGCCTGAGCCACGCGCAGGCGTTCGAGATCATGCTGACGGTCCACAAGAAGGGTCTCGCGGTGGTGGGCGTCTTCTCCTTCGAGGTGGCCGAGACCAAGGTGGCACAGGTGATGGATTTCGCGCGGCGCCACCAGCATCCGCTGCAATGCACCATGGAAAAGGAATAG
- a CDS encoding SDR family NAD(P)-dependent oxidoreductase, translating to MSLIISGKTAIVTGAAAGIGLAVARHFVDKGANVMFVDMDEERLADQIGEEARAEGPVRMFAGDLREKLTITNLLSATMDAFDRVDILVNASRQVALSDPLCPEEDAVETLLQQNMLTSLRLTQLTAKRMIARAEKSDEKPTQVGSIINLSSIAAIRTQPELLAYSISCAAVEQMTRSMAVALASKGIRVNAVSFGSVMSASLQTALKDSPAMRAQITERTPMKRIASPAEIVETVQFLASDAAAFMTGQVVTLDGGRSLIDPALAPVH from the coding sequence ATGTCGCTCATCATTTCCGGCAAGACGGCCATCGTGACCGGGGCCGCCGCCGGCATCGGCCTCGCGGTGGCGCGGCACTTCGTCGACAAGGGCGCGAACGTGATGTTCGTGGACATGGACGAGGAACGGCTCGCCGACCAGATCGGCGAGGAGGCGCGGGCCGAGGGCCCGGTGCGCATGTTCGCGGGCGACCTGCGCGAGAAGCTGACGATCACCAACCTCCTGTCGGCCACGATGGATGCCTTCGACCGGGTCGACATCCTCGTGAATGCGAGTCGTCAGGTGGCTCTGTCCGATCCGCTCTGCCCGGAAGAGGATGCGGTCGAGACGCTTCTGCAGCAGAATATGCTGACCAGCCTGCGCCTCACCCAGCTGACGGCCAAGCGGATGATCGCGCGGGCCGAGAAGAGCGACGAGAAGCCCACGCAGGTGGGCTCGATCATCAACCTCTCCTCCATCGCCGCGATCCGCACCCAGCCCGAGCTTCTGGCCTATTCGATCAGCTGCGCCGCGGTCGAGCAGATGACGCGGTCGATGGCGGTGGCGCTGGCCTCGAAGGGCATCCGGGTGAATGCGGTCTCCTTCGGCTCGGTCATGAGCGCGAGCCTCCAGACCGCGCTGAAGGACAGCCCGGCGATGCGCGCCCAGATCACCGAGCGCACGCCGATGAAGCGCATCGCCTCGCCGGCCGAGATCGTCGAGACGGTGCAGTTCCTCGCCTCGGACGCGGCGGCCTTCATGACGGGACAGGTGGTGACGCTCGACGGCGGACGCAGCCTGATCGACCCGGCCTTGGCGCCGGTGCACTGA